In Egibacteraceae bacterium, the DNA window GGGCCGCGCCGGCGTCCCCGTGCGAACCGCGTCGGCGGGCAGCCTCGACGAGCTCGCCCGGGGGGTGCGCCACCAGGGCGTCGTCGCCGTCGCTGCGGGGTTCCCCTACGTGGGGCTCCATGAGATCGGCGACCCGGACCTCGTCGTCGTGCTCGACGGCCTGAGCGACCCGCAGAACCTCGGCGCGATCGCGCGCAGCGCCGAGGCCGCCGGCGCCGGCGCGCTCGTGCTGCCGAAGCGGCGCGCGGCGCACGTCACCCCCGCCGCGGAGAAGGCCTCCGCCGGCGCCTTCAGCTGGCTGCGGGTCGCGCTCGTGCCCAACGTCGCCCGCGCCCTCGCCGACCTCGCCGACCGTGGCTACTGGTCGGTGGGTCTCGACGGGGAGGCCGACGAGGCGCTGTGGGACTCACCGCTGCTCGACGGCAGGGTCGCGCTCGTGATCGGCGCGGAGGGGGCTGGGATGTCCCGGCTCGTCACCGAGCGGGTGGACGCTCGCGTGGCCATCCCGCTGCGCGGTCGCGTCGGCTCCCTGAACGCGAGCGCCGCCGCCGCCGTGGCCCTGTTCGAGGTGACGCGCCGGCGTCGGGGAGCCTGAGCCGCGCCGTTCCCCCGGATCGTCGGCTTCCGCCCGCATCCTTCTGGCGGGACGCTCGTTGGGACCGCAAAGGCCCCATCTGCCTGCCGCCGCAGCTCGACGGAGGGACCCTTGAGACGCCGCGCGGCCCCTCTGGGGGCGGCCCCAAACTGGACGGCCGATGCCGTCGACGACCAGCTCGTCGAACGCGTCTTCACCGGGGACCACACCGCGCTCGACGAGCTGCTGGAGCGCTACCGCGGCTTCGTGCGGAGCAAGGCGCGTTCGTACTTCCTCGTCGGCGCCGACCGTGAGGACGTCATGCAGGAGGGCATGATCGGCCTCTACAAGGCGATCCGCGACTTCGACCCGGCACGCCAGGTCACCTTCCGCGCCTTCGCCGAGCTGTGCGTCACCCGCCAGATCATCACCGCGGTGAAGGCCGCCACCCGCCACAAGCATGGCCCGCTGAACACCTACGTGTCGCTGCACCTGCCGACCCACGACGACGACTCCGACCGGGAGCTGCTCGACGCGTTCGTGTCCCCTGCGGTGGATCCCGCGGAGAGCGTCGTGTCGTCCTCCGAGCTCGAGCGGCTCGAACGCTACTGCGCGCAGATCCTGTCCGACCTCGAGGCGGAGGTCCTCGAGCGCTACGTCGACGGGCAGACGTACTCGGAGATCGCCGTCGAGCTCGACCGGCACGTGAAGTCCATCGACAACGCGCTGCAGCGCATCAAGCGCAAGGTCACCGACCACGTGCACACCCGGCAGCGCCTCGCCGAGGCCTGACGCTCAGGGCGCTCCGGGCGGCACGAACGGCAGCCCGGGCGGGGCGCCGTCCTCGAGCAGCCGCAGCACGGCCGCGGTGTCGAGGTGGTCGGCCACGAGGTCGCCGAGCGCGTCGAGCCTGGCCTGCCGGACGTCCTCGAAGGCGCGCGTGCCCGGCGCCCACTCGCGGCCGCACGCCTGCGCCACCTCGGCGAGCAGGGCCCGCCGGACGCCGTCGCTCTCCAGCGCGCCGTGCCAGACCGTGCCGAGGACGGCGCCCGACCGGCAGCCCTCCCCCGGCATGAACAGCGCCTCGCCGCCGTCGACGGTGATGCGCCCGTGGTGGATCTCGTAGGCGGTGGTGACCGGGTGCGGGCCGTAGGAGCCGGTCGGCCGGCCGAGCACCTTGTCCGGGCCGAAGACCGTGCGCACCGGCAGCAGCCCCAGCCCGTCGACGGCGCCCGCCCTCGACTCGACGTCGTCCTCGATGCGGGTGCCGAGCATCTGGTAGCCGCCGCACACGCCCAGCACCGGCCGGCCCTCGGCGGCGCGCGCGGCGAGCTCCGCGTCGAGGCCGCGGGCGCGCAGCCAGGCGAGGTCCGCCACGGTGGCCCGCGTGCCGGGCAGCACGACAAGGTCAGCGTCCGCGAGCTCCTCGGGCGTGGTGGCGAAGCGCACGAGGACGCCCGGCTCGCTGCGCAGCGCGTCGACGTCGGTCCAGTTCGACAGCCGCGGCAGGCGCACGACCGAGACGCGCAGCACGTCCCGGCCGACCGGCGGCAGCGGCGCGACCGGCGCCGACAGCCCGAGGGAGTCCTCGACGTCGAGCTCGAGCCCCTCGGTCCACGGCAGCACGCCCAGCACCGGCCGCCCGGTCAGCCCGCGCAGCATGTC includes these proteins:
- the sigH gene encoding RNA polymerase sporulation sigma factor SigH, producing the protein MRRRAAPLGAAPNWTADAVDDQLVERVFTGDHTALDELLERYRGFVRSKARSYFLVGADREDVMQEGMIGLYKAIRDFDPARQVTFRAFAELCVTRQIITAVKAATRHKHGPLNTYVSLHLPTHDDDSDRELLDAFVSPAVDPAESVVSSSELERLERYCAQILSDLEAEVLERYVDGQTYSEIAVELDRHVKSIDNALQRIKRKVTDHVHTRQRLAEA
- a CDS encoding cobyric acid synthase encodes the protein RGALLVAGTTSDAGKSVVTAGLCRWLARQGVRVAPFKAQNMSLNSTVTADGAEIGRAQAMQAAAAGVAPEAAMNPVLLKPGSDRTSQVVVMGTPYADVSALSYRDHKAALLEVSLQCLADLRSRYDVVVCEGAGSPAEINLRATDIANMGLARAADLPVLVVGDINPGGVFAALFGTLALLSPEDQALVAGFVVNKFRGDVALLEPGLDMLRGLTGRPVLGVLPWTEGLELDVEDSLGLSAPVAPLPPVGRDVLRVSVVRLPRLSNWTDVDALRSEPGVLVRFATTPEELADADLVVLPGTRATVADLAWLRARGLDAELAARAAEGRPVLGVCGGYQMLGTRIEDDVESRAGAVDGLGLLPVRTVFGPDKVLGRPTGSYGPHPVTTAYEIHHGRITVDGGEALFMPGEGCRSGAVLGTVWHGALESDGVRRALLAEVAQACGREWAPGTRAFEDVRQARLDALGDLVADHLDTAAVLRLLEDGAPPGLPFVPPGAP
- the rlmB gene encoding 23S rRNA (guanosine(2251)-2'-O)-methyltransferase RlmB; protein product: MASSRGSGQPVAVIPGRRPVAEALRAGRRLREVVVTDPGAVADLAAAAGRAGVPVRTASAGSLDELARGVRHQGVVAVAAGFPYVGLHEIGDPDLVVVLDGLSDPQNLGAIARSAEAAGAGALVLPKRRAAHVTPAAEKASAGAFSWLRVALVPNVARALADLADRGYWSVGLDGEADEALWDSPLLDGRVALVIGAEGAGMSRLVTERVDARVAIPLRGRVGSLNASAAAAVALFEVTRRRRGA